The genomic interval TAATGACCTTTTTAATCGGTTTTACGACACCGCCATCATTAATGAATATAATAAATACTGGCGTGGCCGCTTCCTCTTCCACCGTATATTTACGAATGACATCTTCCATAACTGGAGGTTCATTGTTGCGGCCAAACTTATGTATGTTGTTATTATCCACTATTTTTCGTTGGACGTATTGATCAAAATCTTTTTCTGAAACAGAAGGCAATCGGCTAAAATGAGTATCATAAACCCAAACATCGAGCATCCCGTTGTCATCAAATTTACTGGCAACTGCGAGAATTCGTTCCACTACTTCCTGCACGGTGCCATTTCTGTATAATGGCTGCATAGAACCTGAAATATCAAGTACAATACCTACTCTAGCCGCAACACTCGTTAATTTTTTCTTCTCCAACGTAATTTGAACGATCTTTTTCCGCAAATCAATGGATGATAAAGTCATTTCGGCTGCAGCAGCTGCTACTTCTGCTTCGTCCCTCTCAATCTCTAGACCAAAGCTTGTACATAACGCTTCAAGCCCTCCGTAAAAACCGCTCCCTATTGCATTAAACTTCCACTCACCGTTATATCTATACAATTCACCGACTACTACAGCCGTTTCCTTTGTAAACGCCAAACCATAATCAAATCGGAACAACTCTTCATCTGTACTTCCATTTACTAGTCGAATATACAAATGCGATGCGTTTTGCATAAAATGGCCAAGCCGTTCACCCTCATGGATCGTCACTGTAAAAGCTATTTTTTCCGTATTTTTGCTCAACCGCTTCAGGTGTATCGTGATTGCTTCCTTGTCACCGCTCTTCTCTGTCACATCATGCGAAATCGAACCATCGTGTGCTTGTGGATTACCATAAAAGATAAAATGTTCATCTCTCTCGCAGATATTTCGATCAGATAATAGAAAAGCAGCAGCATCGATGCTCATCGATGATTGTCTAGTCGTCCAACCAAATTGAACTCTCACAGATGTAAGTTCGCGTCCTCTAGTGATATCTACCTTTTGACCCTTCGACAATAACATGCATCCCGCTCCATTTCGATTTAACTCGTATTCTTCACTCTATTATCTACGAAACTATGGCTAAAGTCCTCCTCCAAACTATCCATTTTTTTCAAATTGTTCGTTTACAAAAAGATATAATTATTATAAAATTCTTTATAACGAACATTAAGTTCGCAATTAGAGCGGGGACAGGAGGTGTTGATGTCATGTCCAAATTCAAAAAAATCTTATCACTTACTTTGCTGATCACCATCTGTATGTATCCTGCTTCCGCATTTGCTGCATCCAGTAAAGAACCATACGATGAAAAGAAAGGTTTCTTATCAAGTATCTTGTCTGTGTTCTCCATTACGAAAAGTACAAACAACAGCAACAACAGCAATAATAATAAGCAAAACAACAACAAGAATAATAATAACAATAATCATTCAAACCAACCAAGCAAAAATAAGAACGACAAAGATTGGGACAAGAAAGGCTGGTTTGACTGGTTCGACAATGATGATTGGTTCGACAATGATGATTGGTGGGATGATATCTGTTGGTGGGATAAGCATAAGGACGATTCATTCAAAATTTGGGAGCGATATTATTGTTATTGATACCAGTTTGCCCGGTAACCGTTGGTTAAAACCAGCGGTTATTTTTTATTTATCCTCCATAAGGAAATTTATATGGCATTTATTGTCGAAATAGATTCGCTCAAATCGTATAAGCTTTCCGATAAGAGGACGGGTTCATGCCGAACGATTTCTTGAAGCTTTTGCTCAAATGATGCTCATCCGTAAACCCGCATTGCTCCGCTATTTGCGCAAGCGTTAATGAAGAATTGACTAGCATAAGCTTAACCTTATCCATTCTTAGATTAGCGGCGTACGAACTTGGTGTCGTTTGAAATTCCTGCTTAAACAGCCTGGTCAATTGCACTTGGCTGAGGCCAAGCTCCATCGCGATCGTCTTCAAGGAAACGCCCTCTTCCGCTTGCTGCTGAAGCATATGTACCACACGCTGCAAGACCTGGTTCTCGCTATATAAATAATTTATCTTACGATTCATGCTTTCAATCTGATAGACATACATCAAATCCCTTAACAGATGTTGCTTGTATTTCAGCGCCAGACTATCCTTCACATAACGAGCTTCGCGAAGCAACGAAAGTGTAGAACTCATTCTTTTTTTGTTGAGTAAAATAAGCTTTCCTGTAGGGGGCAAAGTGGTGTTGTCCTCCCCGGCAGCGCTATCTGCATTCCCCCACTGAAACCCGATGAGATGAAATGACAAGCCATCTGTTTTGCGGTAAAAGGTCATATGGGGCGGACAAAGCACCATCTCCCCTTTTACGGCTCTCTCGCTCCTCGATTTTCCCATTCTATACTCAAAGCCGCCCTCTTCAACAATGAATAAAGCCCAGTGATCGTAAGTATCCTCTGTCTTCTGAAAATGTGCAGCATCCTTCACAAACACATGGTAAATCAGCTCAGGCTCGCGAAACCAAGGCTTGTCCAATTCCATCATCCCTTTTATGAAATTATTTACAAGTAATTCGATTATTCTATACATTATACTACGAAAAATCGTCGCATATAATTAAATTAAATACAAGAAGGAGGAGAGGCTAATGAATACAGCTTCGCTAAATATTCCAGAATTAATGAGCCGTTTTCATGAACAAGGATACTTGGTTTTACCCGATATACTTTCACAGGAAAAGGTATCCCTCCTGAATGCAGCGATCGATGAGGTCCTTGCAGAGGAGGAAGATACGTTTGCTCATAATATTTATAACAGCGTCTCTCGGCACACTGAAATTGCCTCATTGATCGATCACGAAGAAATCCTTCCCTTAATCGTTAATTTGCTTGGACATAATATTCAGCTGCATATTTCTCATCTAACCGTGAGAAAACCTAATCCAAATGATATAAAGACGGCTTCCCACAGCTTTATCGATTGGCATCAAGACGGCCCTCATCCACAGTTTCCGGTTATTGCAGGCTTAACGGCTACTTATTATATAAAAGTCTGTTATATTTTGAGCGATATGACAAAGCCGAACCGCGGCAATACAAAGGTTATTCCGGGCAGCCACAGGCAGCCCTATAATCCGAACCATAAGGATGTGCGCCAGCAATTGGATGGCGAGGTACAAGTGTGCGGAAAGCCGGGTGATGTATTTATTTTCGCACAAAATTTATGGCATGCCGGATCGATCAATCAATCCGAATTTACAAGAAGGCAGCTCTTTCTCGGCTATAGCCCGATCTGGATGCGTCCAATTGACTATCATCAGGCAGACGAGCATCTATTAAAGGATGCCGATCCGATCCGCCGTCAACTGCTTGGACAAATCAGCGACAATAAATTCAAATTTTATGTCCCGGAAGAATCGATGGTACCGCTCAAAAAGATGGTTATCGACAGCGTCTGATAAAGCCGAAGCTGGGCACACATAAGGACCGTTTGCTCACCTCATCGTGATGCAAACGGTCCTTTAACAATCAGCTTGAGATGTCCGATAGCTCCGACAGCAGCATAAGTACGAGTCCCTGCCCATAAAGCGTTGGATAACAAGCGATCTCATTGTAAGCTTCGATTGAAGGCATGATAGGCGTCCCGCCTGACACGCCCATGACTTCCCCGCTCGGCTTTATTTTAAGAAGAATAGCTTCTGCCGCAAGGTAGGCAGCATTCAAATAATCCGCATCGAGCAAGCCTTGACGTACCGCTTTCACAATGCCGCAAGAAATGCCGGCGCTGCCCGACGTCTCCGAATAAAATTCAGGACGGTCAAGCACCGTTGCCCATAGGCCTTCCTCATGTTGAAAGCGAATAAGGCTGCGCATGAGCAATTGATAACGTTCGAGCGTTTCCTTCGGAACAACTGCTAAACCTTCCAGCTCTTCCACTATCATCGGCACCGCCACCGCTATCCACGCATTAGCTCTTGTCCAGCGGGCAGCCGAAAGATGGTTCCGTGCCTCCGAATTCCAGCCATGAAACAGCACACCCGTATCCTCATCCTGCAGCAGCGTTAAATGCAGCTCCACCTGACGTACGGCCTCTTTCGCATAATCCACATTCCCAGTGAGTTTCGCAAGTTTAGCCAAGAACAAAACCGCCATAAAAATAGTATCCACCCATACCTGCTCCGGGAATTTCACATTTTCCGTAACCGTATGCTCGAAGGCGCCTTCCCTTGTACGGGGCGCCTCCGTCATCATCCATTGTCCAATCCGCTCTGCTGTCTCCAAAAAAACAGGGTCATGCGTATGCTCATAAAGCGCTGGAAAAACCGTATATGGCGCCATCGCATTGATGACTCTGACCTTCTCCGCAAGGTGTAAATTATTTTGCGACCATTTTATTAACTCCGTCATCGTCTCTGATTCACCTGTAAGCTCATAATAAGACAGCATCGCAATGACGCCGACTCCCGGCACCCAGTCCCAATGGTTCAAATCCATGCCCCAACTACCGGAATGATCCTCAAGCATATAGTGATATACACGATCAGCCGCCTGCTTCACTATTTCCCGCGATAACTTCGTTTTCATGCCCGCTCCTCCACCTCCATAAAATGATGCAGCTTCACCGTTTTAAGCTGATGGTGATGCTGCAGGCTTCAATGCTAAGGATAGCTTAATAGGATCATCACTGGTTGCGGCAGCATTCTGTTTGCTTGCAAAAATAGCTGCTACAGCATTATCATAGGCCTCTACTATAATTTCCGGCTCTGCTTCACCAATTACTAGCGAAAAAAGAAAAGCTGCTTTGCCCATCTTCTCAAAATCAATTGTACTGTCCTCTACTGCATGTAAAATATGGTCGAAGCAAAAGCTGCTGCTGTTCCTCGCGAGCTCCCACTTCCAATTGTCTTTTTGTTTATCGTCATGCTCATCCGTCCCTGCACCAAATGCCGTAAACAAAATACGCAGAACAACTTTGCAGTCACCGATTCTAACCTCCGCTCTTTCCCCGCTCACTTCCGCGTCTACATTATCCAAGCAGCCGCCAAGCTCTACCCGAATTCGCAAATCAGATACAGCTATGCAGCCATTTATTCGATCAAGGCTCGGATGAGTATCTCCTCCATCAGTCAGAAAACGGATACCGAGCAGCAGTCTGCTCCCCTCTACTCTACTGTTCAGTACAGCTGAGCAATAATCATAACCGTCATGCAGGACACGCAGCTTCAAATAGGCCGCCTCTCCACCATTATCAAAGAAAACAAGCAGCGGCCTTGTTTGATTCCACATAATTTCCTCGCTGGACACACCAATCGCAAAGGAAGGGGTCATGTAGGTTGTTGCCCACTTTTCCTGCCCAGTCTGTTCATTTCTAGAATAGAGCTGCTGGAGCAGCCTTTCCTCAGACTGTGTGAAAAATGGATAATACTTGTGCGGACAACAAATCCCGCTCCCAAACCACTCCGCATCATACGGCTGTTCATTCTCAAATCTAAAAACAACCCTTTCGTTTGTTGCGATTTGCAAAAATGACTTCGTCATATCCGATAGCAGTGTACTGTAGCTACGGCTGTGCGGGCCGGACCACTGCTTCGTCGCTGGATGAAAATGCTCTGCTACCATGCGCCATGCGCTATCGAGCAAATCTTCCGCAAACGCTTTAGCCTGAGCGCTCGCCGTCATCGTATAAATTTTGGAAAGTTCGGTGATGGCGATAACCGTATAAGTCGGACTGTTAAACTCATGAAACGTCCCTAGCTGATTCGTAAATGCATGGAGCTTTTCCAGCCTTCGAATACCGTAATCGGCCAATTCTGGCTCAGCGTATGCTTCGCCCGCGATAAGCGTGACCAAAGCACCCATTAGTGCGATATTCGTATAATTTGGACCAACATCCCGCTTCATAATGGCATTGCATGCGCAGAAGACAGCTTGACGGATCAGCTCTCGCAGTTCCATAGGCAATCTATCTCCATGCCGCACTTCGATTTGAACGAGCTGTTTACCGCAAAAATCAGCCCAGTTCCAATCTGGCGGGGACATTTCCGTAAGCGGCTCCTCGTAAAACCATGACCATATGCCATACGTTAGGTGTTTAGGATTTTGGTCTTGCAGCGAAATCACTTTGCGTATGACTTCATAAGCTCGCGTGGTATAATCCGGCAAACCGCTGTCAAGCAAAGCCAGTGCATAAAGAAGAGAAGGATATGTAGGGTGAACAAGCGGGAACTCCTCAGCCGTAAGCGTCGTATGGTAGCCGGGACTATGAAAGGGCAGCTTAAGCATGTTGACTTCCGGGTCAAAAAACGACTCCCAGTGATGGATTTTTCCGAGCAGCAGCGGCTTATGATCCATTGGATTGTCCGTCTTATCCATATATCCCATCCTCTCAATTACGGTATCCTAGTTTGCGCCAATGAAGTGATAGAGAGCAGACCGCCATTAAGGCGAACTGCTCATCTCCTGCCTTTCAACCTGTATCTATTAAGCTCCGTTCTCTGGCGATTTAGTCAGTTGGCGCCGGAGTCACTGGATTCGAAGGTGCTTCAAGCTTTCCCGACTCTGGCGTTTCACTAGGTACTGGCACTTCCGTTTCACTAGGTTCTGGCGTTTCTGTTGACCCCGGCTCCACGATCTCAGTAGGCACAGATGTCTCCACCTCCGAGTCAACGACTGGAGCAGCTGTGACTGTAACGATGCAGCTGGCTGTAAATAAACCATCCATCGTCGTTACCGTTATCGTTGCCGTACCCACTCCGACAGGCGTAACTTCCCCTGCATTTACTGTCGCAACATTCGGATCGCTTGTTGTCCACGTTACCTCTTTACTCGCAGCATTCTCTGGCGTCACCGCTGCAAGAAGTGCAACTGCAGGGTCACCCGCATTCATCTCAAGTAGGCTTTTGTCAAGCGTCACACCGCTAACGCTTGCTGATCCAGCCTCGCCAATCAACATAGGCTTAAATAGTTTAGACTGTTTATTGGACCCAATGCCTCCGCCCCACTCCAGCCATCCTTTGCGTCCATTGCCGTCATTCTCATTCACAAGAGCGGACAAGCTTAAAATCCCGTCACTCGGAACAATCGGCGACAATTCCGTCCAAGGCAATGCGAGCCGATAGATCGTATCCTTGTTTGTTTCATCTCTCTTAATCTGGAGCTGGCGATTTGTAACCGGTCCGGTCAATACGCCACTCATCGCCATCCACCGATATAATTCCGGTCCGTCTGGCGTCAGCGCCATTCCGTATTCATACCATTCCGCCGCCTCTCCCGGCGTTCCCAAAGAAATAGCGAATTGAATGCTGTCTCCGCTCCAAATCGCATCTCCTGATTTGGTTTGCGAGAATAGATCGTCATGGATCTTTGCCGACAGATAGAGGTGGTCATTATCATACGTAACCCATAGTTTACCGCTCAAATCCTCAGGCCCATTATGCGGTACCACTCTTGAATGTCCTTCCTCAAACAGGTCGATGCCAGGGAGATCGGTTACATCGTCCAGCGCCCCATCCACCTGCACCGTGCGGTTAACGATGGGCGTCATACTTGCGACAGCGATATTGTTCAAGTTGCCTGAAGAAGACAGTACGGTGCCATCATCCAAATAGACGGTAAGCTGGTGAGGCGTTAAAGTTCCCTCTTGCAGTGCAGGTATTGGAAGATCAATTGTATAATCCGTAAAACCAGGCAGCACCGTATTATAAGCTTCTGATTCGGTGTTCGCACCCACCTGCCAATCGATCTGTGTCAACCGCCTATCGACCGGTTTTGTATTATCGATTCGAACTCTCAGGAAGTTGCTGCCCTCCTTCAGCACATGTTTGACAGAAAGCTCCTCTGATTGCTTGATCACCACTGTATTTTTTAACGCTCCGATTTTTTTGCCGCCAACGACAAGCTCCGCCGTCGCTGTGTAGCTGCCAGGTTGACCTATTCCTTGAAATACGACAGGATAGGTGCCGACCGAAGAAGCCTGTATATGTTCAAAGGATCCTTGCAATTGAATGCGAGCGCTTAGTGGATTCCAAGATGATGCTTTGTATACGGATAACGTTACGCTGATAGGATCACCGGTAAAGGAAGGCTCGCTCTTAAGCCTATATTTGCTTCCTTGAATGACTTTATCGATTTTCCCTTGGATGAATAGAGGTTCGCTTGAAGCCGTAATGTAAATTTCCCCGTCCTTCGGCGTATAGGTAGCTGAACGGCCCATCATGTCCGTTACGACCAGCGGTCCATTTGTTTTCAAAGTCAGATCGGTTTCGGTATCCGTCCCTGACCAAAGCACATGAATCGATTTCTGGCCCTTCTTAAATTTATAGCGATAGATGCCGTTCGTAATCTCCTGACCGGTTAAGCTTGCGCCAGTCAACTGCCGCGCTACTGTCGCTAACGCCACATAACCCGGTTTTGGCGTATACGCGCCGAGCGGATCACCGCCATTATGAATAATACCGAAGTTATGCTCGTTATATTTCTTATCCGTTCCGTCGTCCATCAGATCGTACCAGAAGATTTTCTCCACTCCTGCTGCCATGCCAAGTACATAGGTGCGAATCAAATAGGCAGCCTGTGTCCTCTCATCCACCCCGCGGGGGTCAAGCTGCGTCGGCCATCCAATTTCCGAGAACCAGATGGGTTTCGTCTGTCCGTCGTTATAGGTTTTCACCAGTTGATTTAACGAGGCTACCTCGTTAAGCAGTCCTTCCGGCTTGTCGGGATAACGGTAAGGATGTACGGATAAGGTGTCCATGTAGTTTAACCCTCCGAGCTGGAACAAATCTTCAAGCCACTCGGCTGGAATGCCTGCGGTCGCGCCTCCAAGCACATTCAGATCAGGGCGCACCGATTTGGCAGCCTCATAACCTGCTTTCATTAGATTGAAGTATACATCGGGCTGTGATGCAGCTGGCCCATTCCCTCCAAATCCGGGCAGGTTGAACTCGTTCCACATCTCGCCCCATTTGATTTGGCCTCCGAATCGGTTCAGTACGGATTTTGTATAATTCGCATAGGCGGCGTGAGCTTCTGCCGAATAAGGCGTTTGGAAATTATCATAAAATTGATTGGAAAAAGCGAAGGTCATCAGCGGATCGATGCTGTTCTCCAGTAGCCCCTCCATATAGAGTGTAAATTTCGGGTTATAGGTGTAGCTGCCTTTTTTTAGCTCGATCTCAGACCAAAACATCGCATCCCTCACGCTTTTGGCTCCTGCATACTTGACCAAAGGAAGCATCTCACGGTTCCAGCTATGTGCAAAATGCGTCTGTACGCCAAACGGTGATGCCGTCACTGCTGTCAAATCAAACGTTGGCACAGCCGCGAATGTCGTCTCTGTTGTTTTAAGCAAAGTTCCCGATTGATAAGCTGATAGTTTTAAACGATAATAGCCATCTGATTGTACCGGCACCTCAAGCCTGATCTTGCCTCCGGTAACCGGCGAACTTCCAGTTGAACCGGGCTCTCCCCAAGCATCATAAGTTTGCCATGTGACGGTATCTCCCGTCGTTAATACATCAAAAGTGCCTTTGTTTGCACCAGCAAATACGTTGCCAACCTGCGTTTGTGCGATGGCTAAATCAGGAACAGTCACCTTGATTCGGAGATCGTCGAACCATACCGAGCCGCTCTTAAGCCCCGTGCGCAGTCCCGCCCGTGCTACCTTGATCGTCATCTTCTTAAGTGATGGATGAAAGGCTCCGTCATTGGCGCCTCCCCAGTGCGTATATTCGCTGCCGGCATTAAAAGCATTCACGGTAACTTTCTGCCAATCCGTTGTCGGCTGAAGCACCAGCCTTTGCGAGTGGTTTTGGTTCGTTCCGTCCATTAGTACAATATAAATCGATGCAGCGTCCGCAGTTTTCACCCAAAAGGATAAGCTTACCGCATCCGCCGGAACTATTCGTTTCGTCAGATACCGCTCCAGTGCAACGTAAGAGCCGCCGCCATTAAAATCGCCAGCCACCTTGGCCGAGGATAGACCTGTTTTGAATACAGACTGATCTCTTGTAAAGCTTCCTTGCGCCCCGGGAAATTCGGCACCCAGCAGGAAGTCCCATACTTCGTCGGAGCTTTCATAATCGCCTGCTTGCAGCTCTGCGACCACCGCTTCTGCAGCTGCTGCATGTTCATTTTTGCCAAACGTACCAGTTGCCGTCATGATCAATGCAAAGACGAGGAATAATGAAAAAACTTTTTTCATGGTCATCATTTTCCATCCATCCTTTGCTACTCGGATCGGCGATTAACCCTTCCCGAAAAAGTAATGACCGCATTCGGGAAGGGCCTTCCCCTCTACTTCAGATGCTCTTTGTTCGTTTCATACCACTCCTGCACTAACTTCTCTACATTTTCACCGCCCAAACGCTTCCATTCCTTGCGAATATCCTCCATTCCACCCTGCGGCGTAAGCGCGCCTCCTCCAGTAACGATTTTGGCTTCAATTTGCTGCGCAATCGGAGCGAAGGTAGCAATCAGTTGGCTGACCTCAGGCAGATCAGGATTATAGGCAATGTCCCGTCTGTATTTATTTTTCATCGCAATCTCAAGACCTGCTGCTTTAAGCACGGCCTGCTCTTGTGAAATCGGATCCTGCGCCGCCATCACCGCATACCATTCCGGCTTCGGATCCCATTCGTTCAAGATCGCATACTCTCTTGCATAGAACACTTCCTTCTTGAACTTATCAGCGTCGGTCTTCTGCGGAACTTCTCCCACGAGCTTATAATGAACGTCCTTCTCACCGATTCTGAGCGGCTCCCAGCCCTTCTCCAGCATCCAGTCCAAAAATTTGACGCCTGCTTCGATTTTGTCCTCCTTCATATTCGTATTAAAAGCGATATACATATTGGCCGGCACTTCCTGATAAAGGCCATTTTTTCCATACTTCGAAGCAACAGGCTCCAAAGGCACCACTTTTGCATCCGGCATATTTTTCTTCAAATCTACAAACTCTGCGCCCATTGACCATGAGCCAAGATAAATACCCGACTTGCCTGTCGTCCAAAGCTGCAGCGAGCGTTGAAAATTCGTATCCGTAATGTATTCCTTATCGATTAATCCTTCGTCAAAAAGCTGCTTCTGCAAAGCAAGCGAATCGGCATATCGATCCAGTATCCGGCCGAACGTGAGCTTGCCATCTTCCAGATACCATTGGTTTTCGTTATTGAAGAAAAGGGCTCTTAAAATTTGCACTCCGTTGTAATTAAAGGTGATTGGAACCGTGTCCGCCGTGCCGTTGCCGTCCGGATCGCCCTCTTTGAACTTGCGTGCAACCTCAATTAATTCTTCAACTGTTGTCGGAGCTTTCAAACCCAGCTTATCCAACCAATCCTGACGAATCATAATGCCATGATTGGCTATCGTTTCTTGTCCGCGCGCATTTGCGACCGCATACATTTTTCCATTTATCGTTAGGAAGGGTTTAAGTTCTGGATGCTTAGCCAAATAAGCTTTGTACGTTGTGCTGTATTTTTCGATATATTCGTCGATTGGCTGAATCGCTCCCTGTGCAGCGAGCTGGCTAATATAGCTGCGGTCATATTCCCATATGAGATCCGGAGCCGTGCCCGATGCAATCAGCGTGTTTAATTTTTGCTGTACCTGCGTACGCGGCACGGGTACCCATTTGACCTTTGCAGGAGCATTCTCATTGATCCACTTCGTCCAGCGGTTGTTTTCGTAGCTGCCTTCCTCCGATGACACTTCGCCCCGGTCAAGGATAGATACGCTAATCTCTTTCTTTTGCTCTACCACTGGAGCTGGCGCATCCGATTTATTCGGTGCAGCAGAAGGTTTAGTCGGCTCGGATTTCCCCGTGCAGCCAACCAGCAGTACAACAATTAAGCTAGCCAGCATGATCAAGTTACCGATTTTGTTCCCTTTCATCAAATACATCATCCCCTTTTCCTTATTAACCTTTAACCGAACCGAT from Paenibacillus sp. FSL K6-3182 carries:
- a CDS encoding Ig-like domain-containing protein → MMTMKKVFSLFLVFALIMTATGTFGKNEHAAAAEAVVAELQAGDYESSDEVWDFLLGAEFPGAQGSFTRDQSVFKTGLSSAKVAGDFNGGGSYVALERYLTKRIVPADAVSLSFWVKTADAASIYIVLMDGTNQNHSQRLVLQPTTDWQKVTVNAFNAGSEYTHWGGANDGAFHPSLKKMTIKVARAGLRTGLKSGSVWFDDLRIKVTVPDLAIAQTQVGNVFAGANKGTFDVLTTGDTVTWQTYDAWGEPGSTGSSPVTGGKIRLEVPVQSDGYYRLKLSAYQSGTLLKTTETTFAAVPTFDLTAVTASPFGVQTHFAHSWNREMLPLVKYAGAKSVRDAMFWSEIELKKGSYTYNPKFTLYMEGLLENSIDPLMTFAFSNQFYDNFQTPYSAEAHAAYANYTKSVLNRFGGQIKWGEMWNEFNLPGFGGNGPAASQPDVYFNLMKAGYEAAKSVRPDLNVLGGATAGIPAEWLEDLFQLGGLNYMDTLSVHPYRYPDKPEGLLNEVASLNQLVKTYNDGQTKPIWFSEIGWPTQLDPRGVDERTQAAYLIRTYVLGMAAGVEKIFWYDLMDDGTDKKYNEHNFGIIHNGGDPLGAYTPKPGYVALATVARQLTGASLTGQEITNGIYRYKFKKGQKSIHVLWSGTDTETDLTLKTNGPLVVTDMMGRSATYTPKDGEIYITASSEPLFIQGKIDKVIQGSKYRLKSEPSFTGDPISVTLSVYKASSWNPLSARIQLQGSFEHIQASSVGTYPVVFQGIGQPGSYTATAELVVGGKKIGALKNTVVIKQSEELSVKHVLKEGSNFLRVRIDNTKPVDRRLTQIDWQVGANTESEAYNTVLPGFTDYTIDLPIPALQEGTLTPHQLTVYLDDGTVLSSSGNLNNIAVASMTPIVNRTVQVDGALDDVTDLPGIDLFEEGHSRVVPHNGPEDLSGKLWVTYDNDHLYLSAKIHDDLFSQTKSGDAIWSGDSIQFAISLGTPGEAAEWYEYGMALTPDGPELYRWMAMSGVLTGPVTNRQLQIKRDETNKDTIYRLALPWTELSPIVPSDGILSLSALVNENDGNGRKGWLEWGGGIGSNKQSKLFKPMLIGEAGSASVSGVTLDKSLLEMNAGDPAVALLAAVTPENAASKEVTWTTSDPNVATVNAGEVTPVGVGTATITVTTMDGLFTASCIVTVTAAPVVDSEVETSVPTEIVEPGSTETPEPSETEVPVPSETPESGKLEAPSNPVTPAPTD
- a CDS encoding glycoside hydrolase family 88 protein; the encoded protein is MKTKLSREIVKQAADRVYHYMLEDHSGSWGMDLNHWDWVPGVGVIAMLSYYELTGESETMTELIKWSQNNLHLAEKVRVINAMAPYTVFPALYEHTHDPVFLETAERIGQWMMTEAPRTREGAFEHTVTENVKFPEQVWVDTIFMAVLFLAKLAKLTGNVDYAKEAVRQVELHLTLLQDEDTGVLFHGWNSEARNHLSAARWTRANAWIAVAVPMIVEELEGLAVVPKETLERYQLLMRSLIRFQHEEGLWATVLDRPEFYSETSGSAGISCGIVKAVRQGLLDADYLNAAYLAAEAILLKIKPSGEVMGVSGGTPIMPSIEAYNEIACYPTLYGQGLVLMLLSELSDISS
- a CDS encoding phytanoyl-CoA dioxygenase family protein; its protein translation is MNTASLNIPELMSRFHEQGYLVLPDILSQEKVSLLNAAIDEVLAEEEDTFAHNIYNSVSRHTEIASLIDHEEILPLIVNLLGHNIQLHISHLTVRKPNPNDIKTASHSFIDWHQDGPHPQFPVIAGLTATYYIKVCYILSDMTKPNRGNTKVIPGSHRQPYNPNHKDVRQQLDGEVQVCGKPGDVFIFAQNLWHAGSINQSEFTRRQLFLGYSPIWMRPIDYHQADEHLLKDADPIRRQLLGQISDNKFKFYVPEESMVPLKKMVIDSV
- a CDS encoding helix-turn-helix domain-containing protein — translated: MMELDKPWFREPELIYHVFVKDAAHFQKTEDTYDHWALFIVEEGGFEYRMGKSRSERAVKGEMVLCPPHMTFYRKTDGLSFHLIGFQWGNADSAAGEDNTTLPPTGKLILLNKKRMSSTLSLLREARYVKDSLALKYKQHLLRDLMYVYQIESMNRKINYLYSENQVLQRVVHMLQQQAEEGVSLKTIAMELGLSQVQLTRLFKQEFQTTPSSYAANLRMDKVKLMLVNSSLTLAQIAEQCGFTDEHHLSKSFKKSFGMNPSSYRKAYTI
- a CDS encoding VWA domain-containing protein — translated: MTLSSIDLRKKIVQITLEKKKLTSVAARVGIVLDISGSMQPLYRNGTVQEVVERILAVASKFDDNGMLDVWVYDTHFSRLPSVSEKDFDQYVQRKIVDNNNIHKFGRNNEPPVMEDVIRKYTVEEEAATPVFIIFINDGGVVKPIKKVITAAAVQPIFWQFVGIGHSDFEVLKQLDTMEGRIVDNANFIHLDDIAAVSDELLYDQLLNEFPSWLEAAKAKRIVRPN
- a CDS encoding extracellular solute-binding protein is translated as MKGNKIGNLIMLASLIVVLLVGCTGKSEPTKPSAAPNKSDAPAPVVEQKKEISVSILDRGEVSSEEGSYENNRWTKWINENAPAKVKWVPVPRTQVQQKLNTLIASGTAPDLIWEYDRSYISQLAAQGAIQPIDEYIEKYSTTYKAYLAKHPELKPFLTINGKMYAVANARGQETIANHGIMIRQDWLDKLGLKAPTTVEELIEVARKFKEGDPDGNGTADTVPITFNYNGVQILRALFFNNENQWYLEDGKLTFGRILDRYADSLALQKQLFDEGLIDKEYITDTNFQRSLQLWTTGKSGIYLGSWSMGAEFVDLKKNMPDAKVVPLEPVASKYGKNGLYQEVPANMYIAFNTNMKEDKIEAGVKFLDWMLEKGWEPLRIGEKDVHYKLVGEVPQKTDADKFKKEVFYAREYAILNEWDPKPEWYAVMAAQDPISQEQAVLKAAGLEIAMKNKYRRDIAYNPDLPEVSQLIATFAPIAQQIEAKIVTGGGALTPQGGMEDIRKEWKRLGGENVEKLVQEWYETNKEHLK